The Cucumis melo cultivar AY chromosome 9, USDA_Cmelo_AY_1.0, whole genome shotgun sequence genome includes the window CAATGAGCATAATTTAGCTGTAATTGACATATACTCTCTTTTAAAACTAGAGTTTTAAATCACCATATTGTATCagaaaataacttttaaaaaaagttgGATTATTTGAGTAAATTGGTGGTAAACTCCCAAAGTTTCTTAGCCAAGTCCATATCCTGGCCATGTTGGGTTGCCTTGTGTAGGTTACTATTCATAAAATATTCACCACTCACTCCCTTTACTTGTGGATGCAATGCCACATAGCAGGTCGTTGCTGCACCCTGCAAATTCAGACGTGTGTTAACAAATAAAAGCCTACAAGGAGAGAAATATGGAGAAATTTGGGAGAGAGAATATGATGGAGAACAGCATCAAAAATgagaacaagaaaaaaaacGTACATGTGGCACAAACCTATTTGCAGATCAAGATAGGGAATCGTGGAGGAATTATAAACTAATTAGATGGTTTAACAACAAACAACATACCCCAAACGTATTGATCGTTTCAATATTAGTAAAGCCATGCACGTAGTTGAAGTTTCATTTAAAAGTATTTTGAAGAAGTAAATTTTGTCTAAAGTCTTCATTAATGAGGATGATATCTCAGTTTTTGAAAACCACCGTAAAGTAGAGGCGACAGAATGAAGCTTACCTGTTGAACACTTTTAAACATGATTTTGCCAACGGTGTTTACTATACCTGCAAGGAAAACAAACGCTGTGTTGGATAGAAGCTATTTCCTAATGTAGAAGATAGTTATCGTAGAACATAAACATTGGATTAGTAAAATTCTAGGAAAATATTTTCGACAGTGATGTCTACTAAACTGATCAACTACTGCATTTAAAAGTCATGTAGAAAGAAATTGTCAACAAAAAAGATGGTAAAAAGAAGCAAGAAAATCACAAGAACTTAACAAAAGAATCCATctgagaacaaaaaaaaaataaggcaGAGGAAATATCAGCAGAAGTTCATCTATGCAGTAGTAAGAACATCAATGTGGTATGAGATATCAAGTTCAGTTCAATTAAGAACGAGAATgatttcttcaaaattttgCTGGTTTCTTCGCAATTTCTTTACTGTGATATTAAAAACTATACATTGTTTGATAACAATTTGATgcttagtttttaaaaattaagcttaAAAACTTGTATCTTTCCTCTGTTACAGTGGTTTCAAATTCAAGCCAAAGTTTCAAAACTAGAACTTAGATAAGGGGAAAAGAATTCTAATATTTACTTAGATAAGGGGAAAAGCATGGTAAAGAATTTgtgaaaattaaaaacaaatacaGTTTATGAAAACCAAATAGTTAGGAAGTACAATTCTTTAGTTTCATAAACCTCACTTGAATTTGTAGCTATTTTTAGGACGTGGAAAACAAAAAAGACAAAATGTGTCGTTAAGGttagttttcaaaaacaaaaatccaAAATCAAATGACTATAAAACAAAACCTAAGCTATTACCATTGCCATAATTGAAGTGGCGGAAAAGATTTGTGGTGATTATCCCCGGGTGGAGTGAGTTTGCGGTTAAGTTTAATCCTTCTTCCTGTACAAGAAGAAACCACCAAAATTAAATGGTTTGCCACAACCATCCTCGGTAAACATAAGGAGAAAAATGAACGAAATTGTAAACTAAGTCAACAAAAATGAGCTCCTGATCTCAATGAATTAGCACATAAATACCTCCCTACAAGAAGAACATCTCTAGCAGACATGCCAGTAAATACAATCCCAATTTTATCGGATGTTCTCGAAGCCCGTAAGGACGTTAGGGTAGAGAAGTAATAACAGAATTTACCAAGTTTCGGACAGTTAagaaaagttttaaattttgaagacaCTGATTGAACTCAAATTTATCATCTTGTGTCATTCAAGATTTGTTATTTCTTGACTCtcatttttggttttttattttcatcaacTAGAGAAGTACTCAAACCTTGAAACGTCTGGTAAGTTCATTGGCATGCAGAATATTAGATAACTTTGACTGGCCATAAGCCTGCATTTTGTTATACCTACAATAAGAGAATTTGAACAACCATCAAACTTTACATGAACAAATGATCTTTTACCAAACTTAAGTTGATAGGCAAACATTTGATCTATTATCAAATTTCTTAATAGAGGGTAGATTGAATATATTATACACACAAGTTATCCTCGACAATATTTATAGACGGTAGATTGAATATATCACACACACACGTTATCCTCAACAATATTTATAGATGGTAGATTGGATGTGTCAAAATGAGTAGAAAGTAATAACAAGGCTTAATACCGAGAAAACAGAAAGAGGGCAGAAATACCCAAATTGAGTTATTACTTTAAGTTTCTAGTCTTCAGACAAGACAATGCAAGGATTGCAAGTCATCCTCCTTTAGGTAGGAGATAAACAAAGAACCGCAAAGCACTTAATTCCCAATTCTCAAGCAATGCTTCCAAACAACAAAAACTCATCCCATGCTTACTTTTGTATGGTTAAAAAAATTTACCTTGATTCATCATTAATTCCATCGAATCGGATGCCTTCAGGATATGTGTAACGATGAGCTTCGGAGGAGACATTTACaattcttccttctttcttaCTTTCAGCGGCAGTTTTCTTCATATTTTCCAAAAGTAGATTTGTCAAAAGGAAATGGCCTGCATGGACTCAAAGTATTAAACAGAAATAACGATCGGCAGAAAACCAATAAGTTAAGTTCCATATAGTTGGTGTACACCAAGGAACTATCCATCAATTCTATTTTCAGAAAAAAGGAAATGCGATTTTGGTTGAAGGGAGTCTCAGTTGCTATAAACACGAGAGAAAGATACAGAGCAAGACAAATAACAAGACATATCTTTTTACATGAAAATCACGTAAGCTCAGGCagagaagaagaaacaaatcCAGTATAATGAAAGTTGGTATAATAGTTTCTCCGGGTAGCAGCCAATATATTGATGCAATAAACAGAAGTTCCTAAAGCTAAGCAAGGCCTAATGCCTAATCTCCCCATGGCCACAACCTCCAGCCTCATGCCCAGTCATAACAGGTTTGGCTCGTCCATATTTAACAGAAGTGAAATCATGTGTCATCACGATGCAAGTAGTTTGTTTTCCATATCCATTAACAAAACTCTAGATGTGTCAATGGTCTTGAGTGTATCATGTACATCTTCCCGCAAGTTCACAGAGATTACAAGTTTTCCTTATGCAAGAAATTATCTAAACGTAACTTACCTACGTGGTTTGTCGCAAATTGCAGCTCTATATTATCTTTTGAAAGTCCAAAAGGGGTTGCCATTATTCCTGCATTGTTACTTCCACACCAAAGGAAGAAAAGAGATGAAAAAGAATCACTACCTTGTCCTACATCTTCATCAATTGGATAAGCTACATATCATGGCAAGTAAATCCACAACTAGCAGGAGAGATAAATAAGCAGTGAATCAATACAGATACAAACTAGTGAACACAATTAATGCCTTTCAATTCTTACACGAGGATGTTAAGTGGAAACCCAGACGACTGGTAATCTGAGGCAAATTTTCTTACAGACGCCATGGAGCTAAGATCCAACTCCATGGCATCAATTTTTGCAGAGGGATTCTCCTTCACGATGGTTTCTCTGACATTTCTACCAGCTTCTAAATTCCTAACGCCCATAATGACATGGACTCCACGTAATGCGAGAACACGCGCAGTTTCAGAGCCAATACCGCTTGATGCTCCTGTAACATCAGCAAGAATAAAAGACTAGTATTTTGGAAAGAGCAACTAGCAAAGTTTGGTTCCaaagcaaaaacaaaataaaatttaggaaACTGCAGAAATGTAGTTAAAGCATTAATCCTGTGTTGAGTAATGAACATCCAGCCAAGAGAACGCTCGCTTAAATAGCAAAACTAATCACCAATCATACTTAGAAAAACACGTAGACGAGGATTAAGAATGCagattaaatatataaataagtcATCAACCTTTCATTTCCAAAGAAAGTAGAAACCAAACAACTATGCTCGTAAGTCATATCACCTAACAACCTTTCGGTTGGAATTTCTTTCCTCGACCTCTTTCTTACAGCAATAGAAATCTGAAGACAAAAGCCGTATCgatattttcttttgttaaagCATATTCTTTTAGTCCCCATAGTTTCCTTATCATAATGTGTCGTCTTCAGATGTTCTTTTGATTTAGTGTTTGTAGTTAAAAAGTGTGAAAGTCGTCTGTCTTTACTATTAGAACTCTCACCCACATGCTTATAGTAAAACAAGCAGAACTACTACCgtccaaaataaattattataaaaatatataaaagtacCAAAACTTTCCTAAATGGGGAAGCAATTGGACTGAAAATAAAGACTAGATTACAAACATAGCTCTCGAACTTTCCCCTGTACTTAAAAAATAGCTCTAGAAATCCGCTAGTATGTAGACAAGAATTGAAACTGAACAACTTCACACCGTTTCAAGGACATCACCGCCATGCCATACACTTTAGTTCCATTTTCATGGATTTCCACCTCTTTTTACAAGAATACGAGTATTCACGAAAGTAGAGCAGAGGTACTTCCTATATAATTTtgctacaaaaagaaaaaatgaaatccCATCTCTCAGTACTGCAAGTCGAATCACACACCAGATTTGTCCTAGAAACACTTGAAGAAGACAAGCGCAAGTCCCACGAGTTTCGAATACATAAGAATGATTTatgagcataaactgaaacaaaTTCAAGAAACTCAGATGTATAATTGAAGGGTGTACAGTAATTAAGGGAAATTAGAATGAGACCCAATTCACAACTCACATAAAACCACAAAATGAAGCAGTGCTTTAAGTAAATTAGGACCTGTAACAATGGCGGTAAGACCAGTGCCATCGATTCCATCAGTAACTTCCTCGGCAGTGGAAGAAGACGAAAATCCAGATGGCCCTTTTCTTCTGAATAACCACATTGCCTCGATTAAAGAGAGATGAAATCTGAAAACCCAATCGGGATTTATCCAAATCTGCAAATTCGCCTGAAACTTTATGCTTCTAATAACCAACCACCGCCGGGCAAATCACTGCGTTAATAAGAACCATGCATTCTGCCACCTCTTTCCGCGCATGACACTCGTGTCCAAATTCACGTTCTATTGTAACAAACTATCAAGAAATGTCAATTGCCAGCAATAATTGCTCAATTTAACGTTGAATTACTTAAAAAAACGCCATTGATATCGATATTAAGAACCCATTACTAACACACCCATATCGCGATTCAGCTGCTCGATTACCAGCTTGATTCATTCTTGTGGAAAGATTTAAGCAACTTTTAAAACGTCGGCCAAAATATGAGGGGTTAATTTTCCAAGATCATCTATTACGTAATAGTATTCAAATTGgtatcattttcttttatttgtatAGTTTGTATGTTACATTAAAATATCGATATACTTCTCGATATCAAACTAGAAAACATATCAATAGAGATATTACTCTATACAATAAGATATGATGAATTTGTATTTAAACGAAgtattttaaatctaaattgTAATACATGACATTTTCCATTAGTTTGCAATCTAATGTATTACTCATTTATTGATTGTGTCCAAGTTGTGGAAGCTGACAAGGATGTGATGAATTTTGTTGGCCTCAATTAATGCTATTTTAGGTATTTTATCTAGTTTGTTTTCTTTAATGAACTAATTCTAGAAGAATCTCAAGTCTCCAAGTAATGTCCATTATAAATTGCCTATTTTGAAAGTAAACAGCTAACTGTATGACCAATGACTAATACGCTAAAAACATATAATTGCAATGATCGAAAACAAACACACAAACATTCAAATGATATAAGAAAATACTATTAGAAATAACACTATTTTATCTTTTACCATTCACACAATTTTAGAACATttattaaaatgatatttttcgTTCCTTTCGATCGTcgatttgtttttatttaattttcaagcTAAATAAGTCAATTTATGATTTGAATATTGTAGTTGACatcgaaaaaaatattttttatattttttttaaaagtgtgctaatcataaaatgtgaaaattaaatagaattgtttaggtaatttttcttttaaactagattgcaagtgtatttaattttgaaccTACCTATATCTCCCAAATTTATATGGGTGGTAATTTACAAAAACGAAACTTGTTATATTACAAgttgattttgatttaaaattcATATTCATGTTAGGTGCTAGCATTGATTTGGGATGGGTAATTTAGTCTATTACTTCTTTAAGCAATAACTTCACGTTCGTTCCTCCATTCATCTtcttaagaaaagaaaatagttgCATCGTGTACTCAATTGTAAAAAAAAGTCGTTCACTATAACCATACTATCAAACCTAAAAATCAAGCCTTCAAATTTACATAAATGCATAAGTAATACGAATGATGATCAAATTTTGCTACCCATAAGAATTGGGTGGTGGGTTTGGGCTAACAAAGAAAACAAGGAATAGACTCTTAACTCCGTCTTTGATGATCAATGTCTATCGTGGAGGGtgaaagttcttttttttttttttttttgtttgtactATTTCATATGTTAGAGGTGTAACATGATTTATTTCTTCTAGAAAAAAAACGTTAAATTATAACGTTAACTTTTATAATTTGGAAGTTCAATTTCTTGGGAAATAATCCAATTTTAACATTGAAATTTAAGCAATTAGGGTAAAAGTTATTTTGCAATTTAGACCAACTAAAAATGAGAATTTATGAAAGT containing:
- the LOC103482905 gene encoding short-chain dehydrogenase TIC 32, chloroplastic-like isoform X2; its protein translation is MKGASSGIGSETARVLALRGVHVIMGVRNLEAGRNVRETIVKENPSAKIDAMELDLSSMASVRKFASDYQSSGFPLNILVNNAGIMATPFGLSKDNIELQFATNHVGHFLLTNLLLENMKKTAAESKKEGRIVNVSSEAHRYTYPEGIRFDGINDESRYNKMQAYGQSKLSNILHANELTRRFKEEGLNLTANSLHPGIITTNLFRHFNYGNGIVNTVGKIMFKSVQQGAATTCYVALHPQVKGVSGEYFMNSNLHKATQHGQDMDLAKKLWEFTTNLLK
- the LOC103482905 gene encoding short-chain dehydrogenase TIC 32, chloroplastic-like isoform X1 gives rise to the protein MWLFRRKGPSGFSSSSTAEEVTDGIDGTGLTAIVTGASSGIGSETARVLALRGVHVIMGVRNLEAGRNVRETIVKENPSAKIDAMELDLSSMASVRKFASDYQSSGFPLNILVNNAGIMATPFGLSKDNIELQFATNHVGHFLLTNLLLENMKKTAAESKKEGRIVNVSSEAHRYTYPEGIRFDGINDESRYNKMQAYGQSKLSNILHANELTRRFKEEGLNLTANSLHPGIITTNLFRHFNYGNGIVNTVGKIMFKSVQQGAATTCYVALHPQVKGVSGEYFMNSNLHKATQHGQDMDLAKKLWEFTTNLLK